In the genome of Sphingomonas naphthae, one region contains:
- a CDS encoding 4-(cytidine 5'-diphospho)-2-C-methyl-D-erythritol kinase has protein sequence MSAPAVTDAETGPLIETGYAKINLALHVRHRAADGYHAIETIFAFAEDGDRLILNDGEGVSLAIEGPFAAGLAGESDNLVTRAADRFLARFGGGGAAFTLEKTLPVASGIGGGSADAAAALRLLCRRGGVAVAEVMDIAAGLGADVPACIASVAQRGTGRGDELMSIAGDTLGGLALLLVNPLKPVSTGAVFKGWDQVDRGALGEGDPLAVALAGRNDLEPPALAIEPEIARVLALLGGQEGVTLARMSGSGATCFALFDGTEARNAAAEAIGVAEPGWWLMASRLR, from the coding sequence TTGAGCGCGCCCGCCGTGACCGATGCCGAGACCGGCCCGCTGATCGAGACGGGCTACGCCAAGATCAACCTCGCGCTCCACGTCCGCCATCGCGCGGCGGACGGCTATCATGCGATCGAGACGATCTTCGCCTTCGCCGAGGATGGTGACCGGCTGATCCTGAACGATGGCGAGGGCGTGTCGCTGGCGATCGAGGGGCCGTTCGCCGCCGGGCTGGCGGGGGAAAGCGACAATCTCGTCACCCGCGCGGCCGATCGCTTCCTTGCCCGGTTCGGTGGGGGAGGGGCGGCCTTCACCCTGGAGAAGACTCTGCCGGTGGCGTCGGGCATCGGCGGTGGATCGGCGGACGCGGCGGCGGCGCTACGCTTGTTGTGCCGGCGGGGCGGGGTGGCGGTCGCCGAGGTGATGGACATCGCCGCCGGGCTGGGCGCGGACGTGCCCGCCTGCATCGCCTCTGTGGCGCAGCGCGGCACGGGCCGGGGCGACGAACTGATGTCGATCGCGGGCGATACGCTCGGCGGGCTGGCATTGCTGCTGGTGAACCCGCTCAAGCCCGTTTCGACGGGGGCGGTGTTCAAGGGCTGGGATCAGGTGGATCGCGGCGCGCTGGGCGAGGGCGATCCGCTGGCGGTGGCGCTGGCCGGGCGCAACGATCTGGAGCCGCCCGCGCTGGCGATCGAGCCCGAGATCGCCCGCGTGCTGGCCTTGCTAGGCGGGCAGGAGGGCGTGACCCTCGCCCGCATGTCGGGTTCGGGCGCGACCTGCTTCGCGCTGTTCGACGGCACCGAGGCGCGCAACGCGGCGGCGGAGGCGATCGGTGTGGCCGAGCCGGGCTGGTGGCTGATGGCGAGCCGGTTGCGGTGA